The following DNA comes from Candidatus Bathyarchaeota archaeon.
GCGAACTGGACCGGGTCATCGACGAGATCGAGCATGACAAGGAGCCCGTGCTTCCTATGATGATTGTGAACAAGACGAGGGCGCTGGAGCATAGCGGGCTCAGGAACCCCTACGCCAGGGCGAAGGCAATGGCCGCCTTTGAGGCAGCTAGAAAGGTAGCAACCCTCGACGTCGAGGGTTGCTTCAAGATCAAAGGGGCTTCTAACTACCTTCCTATAGTCGCCGCTGCTCACGAGCTAATGAGAACCGCAGCGAGGCTCTGTGATCAGGCCAGGGAGATCGAGAAAGCAAACGACTCAGTGGAGCGACTTGTCCACTTCAAAGACGGAACCCTCAAAAGGAAGACAAAGCTTCTCGGAAAGTTTGAATAAGCCTAACGATCTCTATCTCGGCCACGCCTGATCCTTACCGCAACGCCTGTCTGGAAAACGGACATCTCTTTTCCGGTGAGGAGGGCCCGCCCTACTGCTTGGACCACTTTTTTCGAGTCTAAAACTATGACCTCGTCTCCAGGCCTGATGTTGCCCCCCACCGAGACCACGTGCCTTGCCATCACATTTTTTCCCTGAGCGATGACCTCAGCGACTTTGTCCTGGATTGTAACCGTGCATTCCAGTGGATTCATAATTGAGACTAGCCTCTCTGCACCAGCTATGGTGAATGTAAAGAACCCGTCGGTGGGCCTCAGAGCTGAAATGAGGGTCTTACCGATCCAGATGAACCTGATCTTACCGGTCCTTTTGGACCGCTCAAATGAGGTATCCTCCGGAAACAGTGCTTCGCCGATACCAAACCCGAACTGATAATCAGCGATAGCCCTAATACGTTTGAGATCCGAATCCATCCGGTAACTTTCTATACACTGAGCATTTATAGCGGATTCGCCCCCCCCTTTAGTGAGGCTCAACGATGCGTTGTGAAGTCTGCGGAGACGAGATCAGGGGACAACCCCAAAGGAGGGTCATCGAGGGTGGAAGACTCACTGTCTGCGGCCGATGCGCCGGCTTCGGATCAAGTGAGTGGTCTCCTAACATGCCTTCCCGGAGGAGAAGGGGCGGATCACCGCCGCCCCCGAGGCGCCCTAGAAGTGAGGTGGAGGCTACCGAGGGACTAGAGCTCATTATAGACTACGGGGTGACGATCAGAAAGGCCAGGCAGAAGAAAAGATTGAATATTGAGGACTTTTCGCGGATGATTAGGGAGAAAGAGTCCGTAATCAAAAAACTCGAGCAGGAGTCCCTAAACCCGGATCGAAAGCTCATCAAGAAGCTAGAGAACGCCCTTAACATCAAACTTCTGGAGGCCTCAACACCCACTGCTGTGCCGGTGGCCAGGAGGGTATCCAGCGGGAGGACCCTGGGGGACCTCTGGAAGCAGAGTCAAGCCGAGGAAGATGAAGACGAAGACTAACGGAGAGATCGTCTGAGCCTAATGCCTGTTTATGGTTGCCTGTAATGAATGATCGGAGAGCTATAATCATCGCCGGTGTCCCGGGAGTAGGAAAAACCACCGTAGCTAGGGCTTTGGCGGAGAGGTTTGGATGGCAGAATATCGGCGTCTCAGAGCTCGTAGTCAGGGAGGGCTCTTTATTGGGCAAAGATGATCATAGGGACACAGACATCGTAGACCTCTCCAGACTTAATGAGATAATGGCTGAGGCGATCTCTGCATCGGATGGCCCCCTTATCATCGAGGGACACTATGCATATGACGTGGTCCCTAGTAGCCTCGTTTACTGCGCAATCGTGCTGAGGAGGGCTCCCTGGATCATAAAGGAAGAGCTCCAGGGGAGAGGCTACTCCGACGAGAAAACACACGAGAACGTTGAGGCCGAACTCCTGGACGTGCCCCTAGTCGAGGCTATAGACGCTCTAGGACCCGATTTGATATGCGAAGTGGACACAACCGGTAGGACCCCAGGGGAGACATTAGACGAGGTGATAGGAATCATCAAAGGGACAAGACTATGTCGATATAACCTTGTGGACTGGCTGGGGAGTCCTGAGGCTAGGGTGCTCCTGGGGGTTAAATAGATTGTATGTAGTGGTGAGCTGTAAAAGATGTAACAACCTTCTACTAGGGGACACGCGGCACAGAACCCGGGCATGTCCCCATTGCGGCCTTAGGATGGTGCTTCGGGGACAGAAGGTGTTGGCGAGGACAGAGTTCTCCCAGGATGCGGTAGCGATGATCCAAGAGCTCAAGAAGAGGGACGTAAAATAATCTTAGACGACCCTCCACCTTGGTATATATTACACAATTCCAGACTTTGTCATTTTTATAGGACGACGTAGTATTCTCTCCTCTGGAGGTTTACAAAATGGCCACTGTAGCCAGCAGGAAATTCTTCGACGAGCTTGGACTCCTGGTAGATAAGGCCGTCAAAGTTGAGATCAACGATGGTAACGCCTATGAAGGGGTCCTCTTGGGGTACGACGGAGGGTCCCTTGGCGTTGTCCTAGGCGACGTGACCGGGGATCAGGGGACAAAAATCCACAGGATCTTTGTCTACGGGTCCACTATCACTAAGATATCTGCCTTGGATCGACCCTTTAATCTAGACGGGCTCGCAGCGAGACTCGATAGGGTCTTCCCCAAGATGACTCGAATCTTCTATGACGCTGGGGTCATCGTCGTCATGGACAAGATCAGGGTTAACGAGTCTGGGGTGATCGAGGGGAGCGGTCCCTCTGCGGACAGGGTCCGCGACATCCATCAAAGGTTCGTTAATGAGGCATC
Coding sequences within:
- a CDS encoding pseudouridine synthase, translating into MDSDLKRIRAIADYQFGFGIGEALFPEDTSFERSKRTGKIRFIWIGKTLISALRPTDGFFTFTIAGAERLVSIMNPLECTVTIQDKVAEVIAQGKNVMARHVVSVGGNIRPGDEVIVLDSKKVVQAVGRALLTGKEMSVFQTGVAVRIRRGRDRDR
- a CDS encoding multiprotein bridging factor aMBF1 translates to MRCEVCGDEIRGQPQRRVIEGGRLTVCGRCAGFGSSEWSPNMPSRRRRGGSPPPPRRPRSEVEATEGLELIIDYGVTIRKARQKKRLNIEDFSRMIREKESVIKKLEQESLNPDRKLIKKLENALNIKLLEASTPTAVPVARRVSSGRTLGDLWKQSQAEEDEDED
- a CDS encoding adenylate kinase family protein — translated: MNDRRAIIIAGVPGVGKTTVARALAERFGWQNIGVSELVVREGSLLGKDDHRDTDIVDLSRLNEIMAEAISASDGPLIIEGHYAYDVVPSSLVYCAIVLRRAPWIIKEELQGRGYSDEKTHENVEAELLDVPLVEAIDALGPDLICEVDTTGRTPGETLDEVIGIIKGTRLCRYNLVDWLGSPEARVLLGVK
- a CDS encoding DUF1922 domain-containing protein; translation: MVSCKRCNNLLLGDTRHRTRACPHCGLRMVLRGQKVLARTEFSQDAVAMIQELKKRDVK
- a CDS encoding Lsm family RNA-binding protein, with the translated sequence MATVASRKFFDELGLLVDKAVKVEINDGNAYEGVLLGYDGGSLGVVLGDVTGDQGTKIHRIFVYGSTITKISALDRPFNLDGLAARLDRVFPKMTRIFYDAGVIVVMDKIRVNESGVIEGSGPSADRVRDIHQRFVNEAS